One window from the genome of Brachyspira sp. SAP_772 encodes:
- a CDS encoding glycosyltransferase, whose translation MIINELVSILVPVYNIENSIEKNINILIEKVSPFFMNFEIIISDDGSSDNSKEEIKKICLNSQHKNKNLKNIIGVYAKENQGKGHALKRACEVSSGEYIIFCDGDMEIDPSQLENFFDIMQKENADVVIGSKRHKDSIVNYSNIRKLISFIYFMFVKIFFHLPIQDTQTGLKLFKRDAIINIFPRILVKAFAYDLEVLVACNSNNKKIVSAPVIVNPNRHFGFIRFSILWRTFIDTLAIFYRLNIIHFYDNLFSELKEKPLVSIIIPLKKINDYIKEETEYLLEQIYTNFEVIILPDKYTNEEIDIELFKDERIKIIETGELPPAIKRAIGVKKSKGSILAFLDDDTYPEKDWLLNSLRAMESKKVYALGGPAVNTQKDNFSKQISGLIYSSTLMSGKHKARYVPDKVQYVNDYPSCNFIITRELYERAGGFDSEYWPGEDTILCNNIMKIKEKILYTPEALVYHHRRDLFFGHFKQLKGYAWHRGYFVKRFGGNSLALSYFIPSIFLIYTIFLPIALYFNLPQVLNNLIPAINKNIFLALLLFPHSFYALCLIGSWISTLSLTKGFCKAIGIFLSHLTYGLFFIKGFIQGFINTK comes from the coding sequence ATGATAATAAATGAATTAGTGTCTATATTAGTTCCTGTATATAATATAGAAAACTCCATAGAAAAAAACATCAATATACTTATAGAAAAAGTTTCTCCATTTTTTATGAACTTTGAGATAATTATTTCTGATGATGGAAGCAGTGATAATTCAAAAGAAGAGATAAAAAAAATATGCTTAAACTCTCAGCATAAAAATAAAAATTTAAAAAACATAATAGGAGTTTATGCCAAAGAAAATCAAGGCAAGGGTCATGCATTAAAGAGAGCATGTGAAGTTTCTAGCGGTGAATATATAATATTTTGTGATGGCGATATGGAAATAGACCCTTCTCAATTAGAAAACTTTTTTGATATCATGCAAAAAGAAAATGCTGATGTTGTTATAGGCTCTAAAAGACATAAAGATTCTATTGTTAATTATTCTAATATACGCAAACTTATTTCTTTTATATATTTTATGTTTGTAAAGATATTTTTTCATCTTCCAATACAAGACACTCAAACAGGATTAAAGCTTTTTAAAAGAGATGCTATAATAAATATTTTTCCTAGAATACTTGTAAAAGCATTTGCTTATGATTTGGAAGTATTAGTAGCATGCAATTCTAACAATAAAAAAATAGTTTCTGCACCTGTAATAGTGAACCCTAATAGACATTTTGGTTTTATTAGATTTTCTATTTTGTGGAGAACATTTATTGATACTTTAGCAATATTTTATAGACTTAATATTATTCATTTTTATGATAATTTGTTTTCTGAATTAAAAGAAAAACCATTAGTAAGTATTATTATACCATTAAAAAAAATCAATGATTATATAAAAGAAGAAACTGAATATTTACTCGAACAAATATATACAAACTTTGAAGTGATAATACTTCCAGACAAATATACAAACGAAGAAATTGATATAGAACTTTTTAAAGATGAAAGAATAAAAATAATAGAAACAGGAGAGCTTCCTCCAGCGATAAAAAGAGCTATTGGGGTAAAAAAATCTAAAGGAAGTATATTAGCATTCTTAGATGATGACACATACCCAGAAAAAGATTGGCTTTTGAATTCATTAAGGGCTATGGAAAGCAAGAAAGTGTATGCTCTTGGGGGCCCCGCTGTTAACACCCAAAAAGATAATTTCTCAAAACAAATTAGCGGGCTTATTTATAGTTCAACACTCATGAGCGGTAAACATAAGGCAAGATATGTACCAGATAAAGTTCAATATGTTAATGATTATCCAAGCTGCAATTTTATAATAACAAGAGAGCTTTATGAAAGAGCTGGAGGGTTTGATAGCGAATATTGGCCTGGTGAAGATACTATTCTTTGCAATAATATAATGAAGATTAAAGAAAAAATATTATATACTCCAGAAGCTTTGGTTTATCATCATAGAAGAGATTTATTTTTTGGGCATTTCAAGCAGTTAAAAGGCTACGCATGGCATAGAGGATATTTTGTAAAAAGATTCGGCGGAAACTCATTAGCTTTATCATACTTTATACCATCAATATTTTTAATTTATACTATTTTTCTGCCGATTGCATTATATTTTAATTTGCCTCAAGTTTTAAATAATTTAATACCAGCAATTAATAAAAATATATTTCTTGCTTTATT